The segment GGGCCGGTTTACTTTGATCTCAATGCCTGCAGGTGCATCCTTTCCGTCCGTAAGATGCCATTCCACTTTGGGTAATTCCTGGCCATCAGCAATCATATGATACCATGCGGAGAGCGTTTGTATTGCTTCTTTTCCTCCACCGAGGTCATGACCGGCATTGGGTGTCTGATGAACGTGTTTTGGTTCGGGGAGATCATCCCAATAGTGACGAAGCGCATCTACTACCCAATAAGGATCATTGGTGCCCAGCAGTAATAATTTTGGCATCGTGTAGCGCTGCCGGTAGCTGTAAGGATCAACCCATTCCCGGAGGGTAACCATATCAGGCTCGTCCATGCGGTCAACAAGATTACGACTGGTATAGTCAATGATTTTTTCACTCTGTTTACCATACATTTTTCTTGCCCAATCGGTCTGCTTTTTCATGTTAAGCATATCGATTACCATGGGAGCGATCGCTTTAACGCGCGGATCTACTGCCGCGGTAAGCCACGTTGTCCATCCGCGTTTTGATGCTCCGGATACAACAAAGCGTGTGATTTCCTGGTCAAATGTCTTCCGGATGACTGCCTGTACTGCATCCATACCCCGAACGACACTTTTCACCATGGGGAATAACAAAGGCCAGGTTACATCTTTTGTGTCTAAATATTTTTCAAAGGTATATGCGATGAGCGCGTCTTCATAAAGGTCATGAAATAGTGGCTGGTTCGGAACGTTCGTGATGACTGCGGCAACGGTTCCTGCTCTTCGGGCAAGAAAGGATAACGATTCGATTTCCTTGCTTCCGTCTCCATCGCCTGTTACAAACAAAAATGCAATTTCAGGGTTGCGTATAAGAGCGGGGCGTACCACCTGTACATGGTGAGTCCAAAACAGCCCGCGCCAGGTTTGGGAGACTATTTCCATATGGAGAATGGTGGCATCATGAAGGGTTTTTTGTTTTTGGCATTTCCATATGAAGCTGGCATCCTTCTCTTTGATATAGTTTTCTAATAATTCTGCAAAAAGTGTATTGGTAAAAAGCATGAGAATGAAAAAGAAAACCCAGGAAAAGACAAAGCCAAATTTTACCTGTCGAACCGTAGTGTTTTTGATAAAAAGGAAAGCATTAAGGGGCATTTTTACGAAAGATACAAGAAATACAAAATGTATTATTGCCTGTGTTATGCCGTGTAAGGCAGCACAGGTTTCCCGTTACCTAAAAAACAGGTCTGGGAAATAAACGCACTTGCTGGACAATTTCCGGTACCGCTTCTTCCCATTCAACAGCCATAATGTGGATGCCTGCCAGGCCCTTAATTTCTCTCACCTGCTCTATAACCTCAAGGCATATCTTAATACCTTCTTCCTTACCCTTCTTTGCGGCCGATGCTGCCGTCATGCGGTTCATAATATCATCGGGTACCTCCATACCGGGTACATGGTATTTCATGTGCCTGGCCATACCGGCCGATTTAAGCGGAGCAACACCAGCCAGGATAAAAACCTTTTCATGAAGGCCCATATCGGTAACCAGTTTCATCCAGTCCCGGAATTTTTTTACATTGTAAATAATCTGAGTCTGAACAAAATCCGCACCGGCAGCAACCTTCTTGGCAAGTCTTATGGCACGGAATTGAAAAGGATCAGCAAATGGGTTTTCGGCTGCGCCAATAAAAAATCTTGGCTCCGATACTTTCAATTCCTGGCCAGATTGAAATTTTTTTTCATCCCGAAGGGTTTTTACCATGTGGATGAGTTGTATCGAATCGATATCAAAGACCCCTTTTGCCATTGGGTGGTCCCCGAATTTCTGGTGATCACCGGTTAAACAGAGAAGATTTTTTAAATCCAGGGCAGCGGCTCCCAGGAGGTCACTCTGGATGGCAATGCGATTCCTGTCACGGCACGTCATCTGGATGATTGGTTCTAATCCGGCATCCATAAGAATCCTGCCGGAAGCTATACTGGACATGCGCACTACGGCCGTCTGACAGTCGGTAATATTAAAGGCATCTCCATAACCTTTCAGTATGACGGCTTTTTTTTCTATTGCAGAACGGTCGGCGCCACGTGGCGGACCAAGTTCTGCCGTAACAGCAAACTGTCCGCTTCGTAATAGTTTTTCTAAATTACTTCCGGATTTTACATTTATAGTGTTTTCAGGCATAGTTGATACTTATTTTTTCCTATTAGGAAATATAGCCAAACAAGTCATGTTTTCGGTGCTTAATCCGATAAAGACCAGAAATTTAACCGGTATTTTTCGAAAAGCAGAAGATTTTGGCTATATATTCTACAAACATAGTTTATATCCTCCCATAAAAGAGGACCATTTTTATTGTTTTTTCATAACCAGATGTTCAAGCACCATCTTCCTTGGATGGTTTTCAGCGCCGGTGGTCCAGTCCTTGGGTGGCACAATGGTTTCCATGGTTGCCAGGAGTTCCTGGGTATCCAACTGTTCATATATCTGGTTCCACACACAAGGGGTTTCCTGTGAGACCTCGCAGGTTCCGTTTTGTGAACCGCCGCAAGGTCCGTTCAGGAGGCTTTTTGCACACCGGCTTACCGGGCATAATCCTCCGGTAGTTCCCAGAATACAATTCCCACAGCCGGAACACCGCTCCCAAAAAATTCCCTGTTCAACAGGTCCACCCATGAAGGTCGTATTCAGGCCGGGAAAAATTCTTATCTTAGGGAATCTTTCGGCCATATACTGAACCCCTATGCCACAGGCAATGGAAAGAACGGCGTCGCAGTCATTCACAACATCTCTGATGGCATCAATAAATTCCCATTCGCACTGCCGGAGTGTCGAATCCTCTTTAACCTCTATCTCCCTGCCCTCCGATTGGGCGGAGAGGCGGAGTTGTGCTGCAAGTTCTGCAACCTGTTTTTCTCCGCCTGTGTGACATATCGTTACACATGAGCCACAACCGAGCACACAAATCTTTCTAAACCCGGCAAGCATCTGTTTTATTTCCTGAAACGGTTTTGATGCTGCTACGATCATAATAATTCACCACGAAATTTTTATAAATGCCGCGTGGAGACGCAAGATTTTGCGTCTCCACGTTTATATATATGTTAAGGAATTTCAAACTGTTAGTTCCTCCCCCCTGTCTGCGTGTCGCACAGCACAGGCAGGGAGGTTAAGGTGGGGGTGAAAGGAACAATCTGTGATCACCCTCCCTTAATCCCTCCCGTCAAGGGAGGGAAAATGTGTTTTTTAGTCGCCGTAAGGCCTAATTCATTTTCAGTTCCTCTATCATTTTAACAGCAAGTTCTGTAAATTCCTCTCCATTCTGCGAAGTAATAAAATGGGTCTGGAATTGTCTGTCAACTGCACCTGCAGCAGTGAGAAGCCGGGTGGTAAATGTTGCCCGTTTTTCAATCCATTCCTGTTCTTTGCAAAAGTGGCAGGCATCGTCCCTGCAAGCTGTTACCAGTACACCCTGTGCACCTAATTCAAAGGCCCTCAAATAGAGAGAAGGTTCTGCCTTTCCCAGCCCCAATATACCCACCCTCCTGATATGGAAAGAGATTACATCGGAGGTGGAGTCTTTCCCCTTTTCATCATATGCGCTGTATTGACAATAAAAATTGATAATGAGGGGTTTTACGCCCCTGACAGATGCATCCCGAAAAACAGCTTTGAGGGTATCCTTGCCCATGTCTTCCAGAGAGGTTTTAAAAGTGATTGCCCTGGCAGGGCATTCCACGATACATAATCCACATGACTGGCAGTCTCCGCCAATAGAAGCCGTGGTATTTCCCTTTTCAATCTTTGGTACCTGAAACGGACATATTCTTACACAGGTAAGGCATCCCACACACGATGTGTCATCTACGATAGCGCCGGCGCCGCAGTTCATGCATCGTTGCGCTTCCTTCACCGCTGCGCTTAGAGAAAATCCAAACTCTACTTCATCAAAACCACGTAACCTTTTCTCCAGGGACATGGCGGGCATTTCCTGCCTTTGTTCCTTCTTGATCAGGGTAATCCTTGACAAATCAAGGTCGGGAACCGCAGGCGTATTATCCTCTTTTTCATCCTTTACAGCAGTATTTTTCAACGCATTATGGATAGCGATTGCCGCTTTTTTTCCGTGTGCGATACTCTCCGTCATGGTTCCGCGGCCCAGAACAACGTCTCCTCCCGCATATACAGCATTTACCGAGGTACGAAAAGTCTGTGGGTCAACGACAATTGTGCCACCACGGGTAATCTGAATACCCTCCTGTCCTTTCAGGAACGAAAGGTTTGACATCTGTCCGATAGCGAGAATAATCGTATCCGCCTCTATAATGGATTCTGACCCTTCATAGAAAGCCGGGTTAAACCGTTTTTGTTCATCAAAAACATATTTTACCCTGAGGGTTTCCAGCCCTGTTACTTTTCCTTCCTTTCCAAGGATACGTTTCGGACCGGCAGAGTTATAGAGTATTACCCCTTCATGAAGGACCTCTTCTATCTCAAAATCCGTCGTTGGCATTTCCTTGCGGGATTCGAGGCAAACAACGGATACCTTATCAGGCTTCAGGCGCAAGGCCGTACGCGCACAATCCATTGCCACAGCACCTCCACCAATCACCAGCACATTTTTTCCGATGCTGGCATGTCCCTTGGTATTTACTTCCTGCAAAAAAGATATGCCTTTAAGGACACCATCAAGGGTTGCTCCCTCAATATTGAGAGAACGGCTTTCCAGCAATCCTACTGCAATAAAGATAGCTGCATAACCATCCTTTTTCAGGCTATCAAAGGTAATATCTTTGCCAAAGGTAGTATTATATTCGATTTTAACTCCCAATTGCCGAATAAAATCAACCTCTTTATCGATAGCTTCCCTGGCGAGACGGTAGGTTGGCACACCCATGCGGAGCATGCCGCCCGGTGTGGGATTAGACTCAAAAACCGTGCAGGAGTATCCGAGAAGGGCAAGATCATTTGCAGCAGCAAGCCCTGCCGGACCAGCACCGATGATCGCAATCCTTTCCGGATAATTTTCGGCAGTTGTCTTTTTTGTCTCTTCAGAAAAATTGTCCCCCAGAAAACGTTTGAGCCATGCGACTGCGACAGGCGAGTCAGTGCTGTTGCGACGGCATTTCGTTTCACAGGGATGGGTACAAATACGGCCACAAACAGAGGGGAGCGGGTTTCTTGACCTTACTAAACGGAAGGCTTCCCGAAATCGTCCTCTGGCAATAAGCTGAACATAATCACGTGCGTCCTGCCGGATCGGGCACGCAAGGATACAGGGGGCTTCTTCGTATGTTGTTTTATCAGGTTTTTTACAGGCTTCGTCTGTTACCATACTAATTTCTCAGTAATAAATAGATTTTCATGTTTTGGTTATTACCGGAAAGACATACGTTTCCAACGGTCTGTTATTCCGGGGTATTTCTGAATCTATGGTTTTTGATCTTCCCGTTCACTGTGGTTTCTCTTGCAGGCTATTCCCCCATGGCTTTAATCGTCAGCCTTTTGCTGCGCTGGCCGTCAAATTCTGCATAAAATATCTGCTGCCAGGTCCCCAAATCTAATTTTCCATGCGTAACGGGAACGATTACCTGATGCCCGATAAGAAGGTTTCGGAGGTGTGCATCTCCATTAACCTCTCCTGTTCTGTGATGGTAATAATCGTGACCTTCCGGAATCAGTTTAAGAAGCCATTCTTCGATATCACGGTGAAGCCCAGGCTCTGCATCATTAATAAAAACACCTGATGTTATATGCAAGGCAGAAACCAGAACCATACCTTCACAAATATTGCACTTTTCAACCACTGCGACAACATTTCTTGTGATATTAATAAATTCGCGTCGCTTTTTCGTGTGAAAGGTTATATATTCTGTCAGAAATTTCATCAGAGGATTATTTCTTTCCGGTAAAATACAACAGGCAAACACAGTGTCTAAGATGAATATAATGTTTTTAATGTAATGGTTAATGCAAAGGTTGTCAAGAAAAATGACTGGCTATCGTTTGAAAACAATGTGTTTTTTCCACCGCGTATCATCTGTTTTTGGGTAATCTAACCGGTGGTGTACACCACGGGATTCTTTTCGTTTGCGGGCTGAGGATACAATAAGCCAGGAAACCAGCAGCATGTTCTGTAATTCCCACCCGACGGAATGAGAGAACTCTTTGTCCATTACGTAACTGCACCACATCTCGATCATCTCTTCTGCTTCAAGAAGGTGTCTTTCATCCCGTTCGATTCCGGCATCCCTCCACATGAGACTTTTAAGAGCATTTCCGATATCATTCAGATTTAGCCAGCTAATCTTCGATAAGCCCAGTGTCTCATCAACGGCATACGGCAGGAATTTATGTTTTGTTCTTTGAATTGCCCCCGCAGCATCCGTTCCTGCTCTGTGACCGGTTACCAGCCCCTCCAGCAATGAATTGCTACCGAGCCGGTTTGCTCCATGCATTTCCGTACAGGCGGATTCCCCGCAGGCATAGAGATGCTTGATGGTGGTTCTGCAAAAACGATTGACCTTAACGCCACCAATCATGTAATGGGCGCTGGGACGGACAGGGATGAGGTCCCTGGCAATATCGATTCCGAACGTGGCACAAATTTCCCTGATTTTGGGGAACCGGGAATAGAGTTTTTCTTTTGGTATATGACGGACATCTATATATACATTGGTATGGTCGGTTTTTACCATCTCCTGCAAGATACTCTGGCTCACAATATCCCTGGGTGCAAGTTCTGCCTGGGGGTGATACTTAGGCATAAACCGCTCGCCCTTTTTATTTCGTAAAATTCCGCCCTCTCCGCGCACCGTTTCGGTAATAAGAAACCGTACTGCCCCTGCAATATAAAGCGTTGTAGGATGAAACTGCACGAATTCCATGTCCTGAACAGCGGCGCCTGCCCGGTAGGCTGCTGCTATGCCATCCCCTGTAGCAACACCCGGATTTGTTGTTTCTCGGTAAACCTGCCCACAACCACCTGTCGCCAGAATCGTGCGTTGCGACCAAATCAGCATTTTCCCCTTCTTTGCATGCCATGCAACCGCACCGTGGCAGGTAGTTTCCTTCGTTATAAGATCTATGATATAGGTATGTTCAAATAATTTGATATTACTATTTTCCTTCACAATGCGTATCAGGGTTTGTTCTATTTCGTTGCCGGTAGAATCACCCTGGGCGCGCAGAATCCTGGGGAAACTGTGGCCGCCTTCCTGGGTAAAAACCAGTTGATTGTCTTCCTTATCAAATGATGCGCCGTACCTTATCAGGTCTTTTATCCGGCCAGGACCTTCATTGATAATTGCTTTTACTGACATGGTGCTGCACAAACCCTGACCGGCATCCACGGTATCTTTTATGTGTTTTGCAACAGAGTCCTTTTCTGATAATACACCGGCAATGCCTCCCTGAGCATACGAGGTGTTGTTTTCGTCTATCTTGTCTTTTGTAACAACAAGTACTGAATTATATTTTGCTGCCTGAATGGCTGCACTAAGGCCTGCTATTCCGCTTCCGATTATTAATATATCCGTAAAGATATGAGATGAGGTGTGGCTATCGAAAGAAACGAGATACCGCTTCGGTGCTATTTGTTTTTTCATAGGACAAGATTGTATCGGTAAGGAACAGATTTGTCAAAAAACTAAATTATTCCGAAGGATATTGTGTAAGATTTCCGTTTAAAGATACAGAAAAATAGTGTAAAATTCACTTTCAGTGCTTTATAATGTTGTGATAATAACCTTTCAGGGGGAAAATTCCATGCGGACGGTAATTACCGGAGGAGCAGGATTTCTTGGTTCACACCTGTGCGATTATTTAATAGAAAAGGGACACGAAGTTATCTGCATTGATAATTTACTAACAGGTAGTGAAGAAAATATTTGCCATTTAATGGGAAACAGCCATTTCCGCTTTATAAAATATAACGTAAGCGATTTTATCTATGTTGATGGGCATATCGATAATGTATTACATTTTGCATCACCGGCAAGCCCTTTAGATTACCTTGAATTGCCAATACAAACCTTGAAAGTAGGATCACTTGGGACATTAAACAGTTTGGGGCTGGCCAAGGCAAAGAAGGCGCGGTTTCTTCTGGCATCTACTTCTGAGGTGTACGGGGACCCTCAGGTTCATCCGCAACGGGAGGATTATTGGGGTCATGTAAATCCTGTAGGGCCCCGGGGTGTTTATGATGAAGCAAAACGATTTGCAGAGGCAATGACCATGGCTTATCACCGATATCATAAGGTAGATACCAGGATTGCAAGGATATTTAATACGTATGGACCGCGGATGCGCATAAGAGATGGGCGCGCACTGCCGAACTTCATGTGTATGGCGTTGAAAGGTGAAGATATAACGGTATATGGTAATGGATTACAAACGAGAAGTTTTTGCTATGTTTCCGATCTTATCGAAGGGATCTGCCGGCTGCTTGTTTCACAGGAACATGAGCCGGTGAATATTGGAAATCCGGAAGAGATCACCGTCTTGCAGCTGGCAGAAGAGATCCGGGAACTTGCAGGCAGCAAGAGCAAGATCGTATTTCATCCGCTTCCTGTAGATGATCCGAAAATCAGACAACCTGACATTTCCAAAGCAAAGAAGATCCTGGGGTGGGAACCCCGGGTTCCCCGCCGGGAAGGGCTGAAACAAGCACTTGACTATTTTAAAGAGGTGTTACAGAAATGAGTACTACCATGAAAAAAGTAGTGGGCATCTTCGGTAGTCCGCGTCCCGATGGAAATTCTGACACCGTGCTTAACTACGCACTGCGGGGGGCTGCAGCAAGCGGCGCTTCTATAGAAAAAATTTACGTGCGTGACATAAAAATTGCCCCCTGTAATTCCTGTGGTGGATGTTTTGAAAAGGGGGTTTGCGTTATTCGTGATGATATGCAAAAGGTGTATTCTGAACTTACGAATACAGACGGTATTCTGGTATCCTCTCCTCTCTATTTTATGGGAGTAACTGCCCAGTTAAAGGCGCTCATTGATCGATGCCAGAGTTTTTGGGCACAAAAATATATTCTCCGCTTGCCAATCAGAAAAGAAGGAAAAATTGCACAAGGCTTATTCCTGGCAACTGCGGCACGGAGTGACGAAAAGGATTTGTTTACAGGAGCAGTCAAAACTATAAAAGCGTTCTTTCATGTAGTAGATACCCGGTATAAGGGGGATTTGTTGTGCCCGGGATTAGAGGGAAAGGGAGAGGTAAACAAAAAGGAAGCCTTGCTGCAACAGGCATACAATGCAGGCAGGCAATTATGTACAGCCGGCACAGATGTACTGTAATCACTTGCACGCATAGCAAATGAATACGAAAAACATTCAAGTATCATTTTCGGGAGCGCTGAAAAAGTGGCTATCAAAAGAAACCTGATTTGTCACACATTCGTTTTATTGGAAGGAAAGAATTCTCTCCGGCGGTTTGGCCCATAGTGTTTTTTACTCAAGGGCTCAAAGAGGAGATTGGGGGACATTTATGTCAGAAAAAGAAATTACCATAAAAACAAACGGAAGGCAGCACCAGTGTCCTGGGGAATCATACACTATCAGTGATTCGGTATGCAGAGGCAGACAAAGGGTGAGCTACCCCAAGTGTAATATATGTCTGAACAAGGTAGAACCTGCCGGCACAAGCAAACAGGAAACAGAAGCAAGATTATCCATGGGCATTTTTAAGAGCTATGACATTCGGGGGAAGTACCCTGCGGAGATCAACGAGCTGACAGCGAGAAAAATCGGCGCCTCGATAGCTCAATTTATGAAACAGGAAAACCCGCAATCAAAAAATATCGTAGTGGGCAGGGATATGAGAATTTCTTCAAAGCCACTTGCCAATGCCTTGATTGAAGGTATCTGTACCTCCGGACTTAATGTCATTAATATCGGGGTTGTTTCTACAGAAATGACCTATTTTGCGGTCGGCTATTACAAATATGACGGAGGCGTCATGGTTACGGCATCTCATAATCCTGCTGAATACAATGGATTTAAAATTTGCAGAGAACAGGCCATCCCCGTGAGTTTTGAAACGGGCATAGACCGTATTGCAAAACTGACAAACCAGTACCAGCCGCCACGCGGAGAGCCGTTGGGGAAGGTTACTATGAGTGACATTTTTAAGGATTATAAAAAACATATCCTCAAATTTGTTCAGAATATCAGACACTTTCGTATCGTTGCCGATGCCGGGAATGGTATGGCCGGGAAGGTTATCCCCCTTATTTGCGAAGGCCTTCCTCTGGAAATTGTTCCTCTGTATTTCGAGCCGGACGGGAATTTCCCAAACCATGAACCGAACCCTCTCGACACAAAAAACCTCGTTGATTTACAGAATAAGGTGCGTGAGACCAGGGCGCATCTGGGGGTTGCGTTTGATGGAGATGCCGACAGGTGTGTTTTTGTTGACGAAATGGGAAGGATAATCGGGTGTGATATTATTACAGCATTGATAGCCAGGCATATTTTAGAAAAAGAAAAAGGAGCGGCAATCTTATATGATCTTCGTTCAAGCCGGGTTGTGCCGGAAGAAATAAAGGCTTCTGGTGGCACACCACATCGTGAACGTGTCGGTCACGCCTATATGAAAGCCGCACTCAGGGCAAAAAAAGCCGTTTTTGGAGGAGAATTGTCAGGGCATTACTACTTTCGTGATAATTACCATTCGGACTCGGGGATGATTGCCTTTCTGACAGTTTTAGAGATTTTGAGTATAAAACGTGCCCCTTTTTCAAATATTATTGCACCATTGAAACGTTATTATTCTACGGGAGAGATGAATTTTGAAGTAAAGGACAAGGATGGGAAAATTAACGAGATAGCCAAAAAATTTTCAGACGGAAAGCCGGATTATCTGGATGGAATTACCGTAGAATATGATACCTGGTGGTTTAATGTCAGAAAATCAAACACCGAGCCATTACTGAGATTAATCATAGAGGGGAAAACAAAAGAAGCCCTGGAAAAAGGAAAAAAGTTATTAATCGGTTTTATTGAGAATAAAACCTCATGATTTTTCTTCATACTATCAAAAAATATATATCTGCCGGTCAGGTACTGGCAGTAATAATTTCCTTTATCTCTTTGAACTACGGGAATCAAAGACTTTGGGGTGAAATACCTGAAAATAAAAAGGTTTCCAATATCAAATGGGAAAACGGACAACTATCGGTGAGGCTGGTAAATTCCCCGGTGAAGGAGGTATTAAAAGAAATTATGGAGCGGTGTAAAGCAAGGATTTGGATTAATGATTCCATTGATGACATGCTTGTTACTGCAGAGTTTCAGAATGTACCTGTCAGGGAAGCGGTTCGTATAATTCTGAAAGATATAAATTACGCCTTTGTGTATGCGCCGGGGGAGATAAGAGAAGGAAAAATATCCATGATGACCGATAAGGATTTTCCTGTGAATTACAGTGACTTCCGGGACACACATCGTGATTCATCAGAAGCGACTCCAAAAAGACAAAAACCCCCTCGTGTCAGGGAAGAGAATACGGAAGACAAAAAAGAGTCGCTTGAATCTCTTATAAAAGATGCCCTGGAAAGCGAAAGCGCCGAAAAGAGGGAAAAAGCTGTTATTGCCCTGGCCAGGACAAGGGATGAACATGCAATAGAGGCCATAGCAAAAGTATTAATGAATGATACAAGCGAAGAGGTACGATTAAGCTCTATCGACGCCCTTTTTGCGATTGGCGATGCGAATGTCATTCAACCTCTTTCAGCAGGACTCAAAGACCGGAAACCGTCTGTCCGCGCGAGCGCGCTGGAAGCCCTGGCTGATATCGGGGGAGAAGCAGCCATTGAGTTGGTAAAAAGCGCAATAAATGACGAAGACGAATCTGTTAGGGTATTAGTGAGAGAGTTACTTGAAGAATTAGGTAATGAGAATGAGCAGTAATATTCCTTACATGAACTAATCATAAAGAATGGAGCCTTGACGATTATCAGATCTTTGTAATGAATACGGTCTTCATCCTTTTGTGTTTTATCGTTGGCAGAAGATATTATTTGAAAATGGGGCATCAGCTTTTGAGTTACTAAATGGTACCGGAGAGAGAAACAAGGAGGAGAAGGTAAAGAAATTAGAAGAGAAGTTGGCACACAAAGATGAGGTCATTGCTGAGATCATGTTTGATTATGTGAAGTTAAAAAAAATCTTGGGGAGGTTTGAAAGCAGAGTGGGTTCCGCTTGATCTGCGTGATGAGACGGAAGGCTACCAGCGGTTGACCTATATGATGATGGATCAGAATCTGGTAGCAGTCAGCCCCAGTACTACGTGTCGGGTGCTTCGGGAGGCAGGACTGCTAAACAGTTGGAACACAGAAAGCCATCGAAGAAGGGAACAGGCTTCTGTCAGCCGTTAAAGCCTCACGAGCATTGGCATATTGACATTTCCTACCGGCTTCCCACATCTGATCCAGTGCCGCCCCTAACCGGTTATCATGGAATGACTCGGCCTTAATCTGTTTCTGGAAAACAATCTCGGTATCATAGTCTCCCAATACTTCTGAGACTTTGTACAGAGCATGCTGACCGGTCAGGATTGACAAGACTATTGCCTGGAGACATTCTCCGGTACTTACACAATTGAGTTTATGAGAATCAACCAGTTCATCGATAATCTGACCAATTTCCAGGTATTGCATACAAGCTGATACGAAAGGAAGGTGGTCAAGTCTCTTGGTAGTTAGAATTTCAAAAGAATCACTCCCCGGCATACCTTTTCCTTTCTTTTCTGAAGGTTTTTACCGGGTAGATTAATCTATCTTCCTAAAAAATCAATTAAA is part of the Candidatus Jettenia sp. AMX2 genome and harbors:
- a CDS encoding PhoPQ-activated protein PqaA family protein gives rise to the protein MLFTNTLFAELLENYIKEKDASFIWKCQKQKTLHDATILHMEIVSQTWRGLFWTHHVQVVRPALIRNPEIAFLFVTGDGDGSKEIESLSFLARRAGTVAAVITNVPNQPLFHDLYEDALIAYTFEKYLDTKDVTWPLLFPMVKSVVRGMDAVQAVIRKTFDQEITRFVVSGASKRGWTTWLTAAVDPRVKAIAPMVIDMLNMKKQTDWARKMYGKQSEKIIDYTSRNLVDRMDEPDMVTLREWVDPYSYRQRYTMPKLLLLGTNDPYWVVDALRHYWDDLPEPKHVHQTPNAGHDLGGGKEAIQTLSAWYHMIADGQELPKVEWHLTDGKDAPAGIEIKVNRPVKKIRLWTAMSNERDFRNNAWSSQELACTDRNSQASALVPVPQKGFIAFMGEVELISETGDTYKLSTQVKVVPDNIASRNTE
- a CDS encoding methylenetetrahydrofolate reductase encodes the protein MPENTINVKSGSNLEKLLRSGQFAVTAELGPPRGADRSAIEKKAVILKGYGDAFNITDCQTAVVRMSSIASGRILMDAGLEPIIQMTCRDRNRIAIQSDLLGAAALDLKNLLCLTGDHQKFGDHPMAKGVFDIDSIQLIHMVKTLRDEKKFQSGQELKVSEPRFFIGAAENPFADPFQFRAIRLAKKVAAGADFVQTQIIYNVKKFRDWMKLVTDMGLHEKVFILAGVAPLKSAGMARHMKYHVPGMEVPDDIMNRMTAASAAKKGKEEGIKICLEVIEQVREIKGLAGIHIMAVEWEEAVPEIVQQVRLFPRPVF
- a CDS encoding methylenetetrahydrofolate reductase C-terminal domain-containing protein; the encoded protein is MIVAASKPFQEIKQMLAGFRKICVLGCGSCVTICHTGGEKQVAELAAQLRLSAQSEGREIEVKEDSTLRQCEWEFIDAIRDVVNDCDAVLSIACGIGVQYMAERFPKIRIFPGLNTTFMGGPVEQGIFWERCSGCGNCILGTTGGLCPVSRCAKSLLNGPCGGSQNGTCEVSQETPCVWNQIYEQLDTQELLATMETIVPPKDWTTGAENHPRKMVLEHLVMKKQ
- a CDS encoding FAD-dependent oxidoreductase; the encoded protein is MVTDEACKKPDKTTYEEAPCILACPIRQDARDYVQLIARGRFREAFRLVRSRNPLPSVCGRICTHPCETKCRRNSTDSPVAVAWLKRFLGDNFSEETKKTTAENYPERIAIIGAGPAGLAAANDLALLGYSCTVFESNPTPGGMLRMGVPTYRLAREAIDKEVDFIRQLGVKIEYNTTFGKDITFDSLKKDGYAAIFIAVGLLESRSLNIEGATLDGVLKGISFLQEVNTKGHASIGKNVLVIGGGAVAMDCARTALRLKPDKVSVVCLESRKEMPTTDFEIEEVLHEGVILYNSAGPKRILGKEGKVTGLETLRVKYVFDEQKRFNPAFYEGSESIIEADTIILAIGQMSNLSFLKGQEGIQITRGGTIVVDPQTFRTSVNAVYAGGDVVLGRGTMTESIAHGKKAAIAIHNALKNTAVKDEKEDNTPAVPDLDLSRITLIKKEQRQEMPAMSLEKRLRGFDEVEFGFSLSAAVKEAQRCMNCGAGAIVDDTSCVGCLTCVRICPFQVPKIEKGNTTASIGGDCQSCGLCIVECPARAITFKTSLEDMGKDTLKAVFRDASVRGVKPLIINFYCQYSAYDEKGKDSTSDVISFHIRRVGILGLGKAEPSLYLRAFELGAQGVLVTACRDDACHFCKEQEWIEKRATFTTRLLTAAGAVDRQFQTHFITSQNGEEFTELAVKMIEELKMN
- a CDS encoding secondary thiamine-phosphate synthase enzyme YjbQ encodes the protein MKFLTEYITFHTKKRREFINITRNVVAVVEKCNICEGMVLVSALHITSGVFINDAEPGLHRDIEEWLLKLIPEGHDYYHHRTGEVNGDAHLRNLLIGHQVIVPVTHGKLDLGTWQQIFYAEFDGQRSKRLTIKAMGE
- the nadB gene encoding L-aspartate oxidase, with translation MKKQIAPKRYLVSFDSHTSSHIFTDILIIGSGIAGLSAAIQAAKYNSVLVVTKDKIDENNTSYAQGGIAGVLSEKDSVAKHIKDTVDAGQGLCSTMSVKAIINEGPGRIKDLIRYGASFDKEDNQLVFTQEGGHSFPRILRAQGDSTGNEIEQTLIRIVKENSNIKLFEHTYIIDLITKETTCHGAVAWHAKKGKMLIWSQRTILATGGCGQVYRETTNPGVATGDGIAAAYRAGAAVQDMEFVQFHPTTLYIAGAVRFLITETVRGEGGILRNKKGERFMPKYHPQAELAPRDIVSQSILQEMVKTDHTNVYIDVRHIPKEKLYSRFPKIREICATFGIDIARDLIPVRPSAHYMIGGVKVNRFCRTTIKHLYACGESACTEMHGANRLGSNSLLEGLVTGHRAGTDAAGAIQRTKHKFLPYAVDETLGLSKISWLNLNDIGNALKSLMWRDAGIERDERHLLEAEEMIEMWCSYVMDKEFSHSVGWELQNMLLVSWLIVSSARKRKESRGVHHRLDYPKTDDTRWKKHIVFKR
- a CDS encoding SDR family oxidoreductase, with translation MRTVITGGAGFLGSHLCDYLIEKGHEVICIDNLLTGSEENICHLMGNSHFRFIKYNVSDFIYVDGHIDNVLHFASPASPLDYLELPIQTLKVGSLGTLNSLGLAKAKKARFLLASTSEVYGDPQVHPQREDYWGHVNPVGPRGVYDEAKRFAEAMTMAYHRYHKVDTRIARIFNTYGPRMRIRDGRALPNFMCMALKGEDITVYGNGLQTRSFCYVSDLIEGICRLLVSQEHEPVNIGNPEEITVLQLAEEIRELAGSKSKIVFHPLPVDDPKIRQPDISKAKKILGWEPRVPRREGLKQALDYFKEVLQK